In the Topomyia yanbarensis strain Yona2022 chromosome 3, ASM3024719v1, whole genome shotgun sequence genome, one interval contains:
- the LOC131689638 gene encoding zinc finger HIT domain-containing protein 3: protein MQRSEQFDRMVIKCAICDEGDKKYKCKTCEVPYCSVACYKKHQETPCSGITPLEPQRKQDRQPQRTLLYTTIDTVDADKMELLRHSNQLKNLLYNPHLRRLLEEIDSAPSARKAIRLGMMEPLFVEFADECLKVIEPPDAM, encoded by the exons ATGCAACGTTCAGAACAGTTCGACAGAATGGTGATAAAGTGCGCGATTTGTGACGAAGGggacaaaaaatataaatgcaaAACATGCGAGGTGCCCTA TTGTTCGGTGGCCTGCTATAAAAAGCACCAGGAAACACCATGCAGCGGCATTACACCGCTCGAACCGCAGCGAAAACAAGACCGACAACCCCAAAGAACTCTCCTGTACACTACAATTGACACGGTCGATGCCGACAAAATGGAACTACTGC GACACTCGAACCAGTTGAAGAACCTCCTATATAATCCTCACCTGCGAAGACTCTTGGAGGAGATAGATAGCGCTCCGAGCGCCCGAAAAGCTATTCGGTTAGGCATGATGGAGCCACTGTTCGTGGAATTTGCCGACGAGTGCCTCAAAGTGATAGAACCACCGGACGCAATGTAA
- the LOC131689637 gene encoding beta-glucuronidase isoform X2, translating into MLEVEVIPLLPTSSWWRFQVLGTLVAWYNALTFLIMGTIGYMVNTVFGAMFTSGNESTTVGLLYPFESETREVKKLDGMWNFVLTDTADPGKGLREKWYSDDLSKFRTTIVMPVPSSYNDVTEDAGLRDHVGTVWYDRRFFVPKAWGTQRVFVRFGSVHYDAIVWINGQQVVKHEFGHLPFEADISRVLNYGAENRITVLCDNVLLQTTVPQGKIASQAADGGSEVVQSYTFDFFNYAGIHRSVALYTVPRVFIREVVVNTDLVGDEGQIYYSVDSSVNATNDLQATVKIIDKNGTVVGVDTATGAVLKGMVTVKNVKPWWPYLMHEDPGYMYMMEVTLEGKSNEASEPVGDIHDIYRLKVGVRTLEWNNSSLLINGQPIYFRGFGRHEDSDIRGKGLDYALLTKDFNLLKWVGANAYRTSHYPYSEESMQFADEHGIMIIDECPSVDTEAYSQILLEKHKFSVEQLVHRDRNHPSVIMWSIANEPRTSQLAADAYFEAVAKYTRELDPSRPVTAAIAVGVDDDRAAKHLDIVSFNRYNGWYQNAGKLNMITSRVMDEARAWHTKHNKPVLMSEYGADTMEGLHLLPAYIWSEDYQSQVFSRHFRAFDQLRQEKFFIGEFVWNFADFKTAQTYTRVGGNKKGIFTRNRQPKAAAYLLRQRYHALAKEQQHSIALPTDLFLYTAGGSESAVCEKCEL; encoded by the exons CTCTAACCTTTCTGATTATGGGAACCATCGGTTACATGGTCAATACAGTATTCGGAGCAATGTTCACAAGCGGGAACGAATCGACAACGGTGGGACTTCTGTACCCATT CGAATCCGAGACTCGGGAGGTCAAAAAGCTAGACGGTATGTGGAACTTTGTCCTTACGGATACCGCTGATCCGGGTAAGGGTTTGCGGGAAAAATGGTACAGCGACGATCTGAGCAAATTTCGGACAACCATCGTCATGCCGGTGCCGAGCAGCTACAACGATGTAACGGAAGATGCTGGTCTGCGAGATCACGTCGGAACGGTGTGGTACGATCGGCGTTTTTTCGTCCCGAAAGCCTGGGGTACCCAGCGGGTATTCGTGCGGTTTGGATCCGTGCATTACGATGCAATTGTG TGGATCAACGGCCAACAGGTTGTCAAACACGAGTTCGGACATTTGCCGTTCGAGGCAGACATTAGCAGAGTGCTGAATTACGGTGCGGAAAATCGCATCACGGTACTATGTGATAACGTTCTTCTTCAGACAACCGTGCCGCAGGGGAAAATTGCCTCCCAAGCTGCCGACGGTGGTTCTGAAGTGGTTCAATCATATACATTCGACTTTTTTAATTATGCCGGCATTCACCGGTCCGTTGCGTTGTATACGGTGCCGCGTGTATTCATCCGTGAAGTTGTGGTTAACACCGATCTGGTGGGCGACGAAGGTCAAATCTACTACTCAGTGGATAGCAGTGTGAATGCGACCAATGATCTTCAAGCGACGGTTAAAATAATTGATAAGAACGGTACGGTAGTGGGGGTTGATACCGCAACAGGGGCTGTGTTGAAGGGAATGGTCACAGTGAAAAACGTTAAGCCCTGGTGGCCTTATTTGATGCATGAGGATCCGGGCTACATGTACATGATGGAAGTGACGCTGGAGGGAAAGTCAAATGAAGCTTCCGAGCCGGTTGGTGATATTCACGATATTTATCGGCTAAAAGTTGGTGTGAGAACTCTGGAGTGGAATAATTCCTCTTTGTTGATTAATGGACAGCCAATTTATTTCCGAGGGTTCGGAAGGCATGAAGATTCTGAT ATTCGGGGCAAAGGACTTGATTACGCATTGTTGACGAAAGATTTCAATCTCTTGAAATGGGTTGGAGCTAACGCCTATCGAACCTCACATTATCCGTACTCGGAAGAGAGTATGCAGTTTGCGGATGAGCACGGAATCATGATAATCGACGAGTGTCCAAGCGTGGACACAGA GGCTTATTCACAAATTCTGCTGGAGAAGCATAAATTCAGCGTGGAGCAGTTAGTGCATCGAGACCGCAACCATCCGAGTGTCATTATGTGGTCCATAGCCAATGAACCTCGCACCAGTCAACTAGCAGCTGATGCATACTTTGAAGCCGTTGCAAAATACACCCGCGAGCTAGATCCCTCCCGGCCTGTTACTGCTGCCATTGCCGTTGGCGTTGACGATGATAGAGCT GCCAAACATTTGGATATCGTTAGCTTCAACCGCTACAATGGCTGGTATCAAAATGCCGGAAAATTAAACATGATTACCAGCCGGGTCATGGATGAAGCCCGTGCGTGGCATACTAAGCACAACAAGCCGGTGCTGATGTCCGAGTACGGGGCCGATACAATGGAAGGACTACATCTG TTGCCGGCCTACATCTGGTCTGAAGATTACCAGTCGCAGGTTTTCAGCCGACACTTCCGCGCCTTCGATCAGCTTCGGCAAGAGAAATTCTTCATCGGAGAATTCGTGTGGAACTTTGCCGACTTTAAAACGGCTCAGA CGTACACTCGGGTGGGAGGCAACAAAAAGGGTATTTTCACGCGCAATCGACAACCGAAAGCGGCCGCCTACCTGTTGCGGCAGCGGTACCACGCTCTGGCAAAGGAGCAACAGCACAGCATAGCGCTGCCTACTGATCTCTTCCTGTACACCGCCGGAGGCAGTGAAAGTGCGGTATGCGAGAAGTGTGAGCTGTAG
- the LOC131689637 gene encoding beta-glucuronidase isoform X1 yields the protein MSSDEETSRLLQLRKNQKRRLKKLQEIQHSHNMRLLVSVLIALTFLIMGTIGYMVNTVFGAMFTSGNESTTVGLLYPFESETREVKKLDGMWNFVLTDTADPGKGLREKWYSDDLSKFRTTIVMPVPSSYNDVTEDAGLRDHVGTVWYDRRFFVPKAWGTQRVFVRFGSVHYDAIVWINGQQVVKHEFGHLPFEADISRVLNYGAENRITVLCDNVLLQTTVPQGKIASQAADGGSEVVQSYTFDFFNYAGIHRSVALYTVPRVFIREVVVNTDLVGDEGQIYYSVDSSVNATNDLQATVKIIDKNGTVVGVDTATGAVLKGMVTVKNVKPWWPYLMHEDPGYMYMMEVTLEGKSNEASEPVGDIHDIYRLKVGVRTLEWNNSSLLINGQPIYFRGFGRHEDSDIRGKGLDYALLTKDFNLLKWVGANAYRTSHYPYSEESMQFADEHGIMIIDECPSVDTEAYSQILLEKHKFSVEQLVHRDRNHPSVIMWSIANEPRTSQLAADAYFEAVAKYTRELDPSRPVTAAIAVGVDDDRAAKHLDIVSFNRYNGWYQNAGKLNMITSRVMDEARAWHTKHNKPVLMSEYGADTMEGLHLLPAYIWSEDYQSQVFSRHFRAFDQLRQEKFFIGEFVWNFADFKTAQTYTRVGGNKKGIFTRNRQPKAAAYLLRQRYHALAKEQQHSIALPTDLFLYTAGGSESAVCEKCEL from the exons CTCTAACCTTTCTGATTATGGGAACCATCGGTTACATGGTCAATACAGTATTCGGAGCAATGTTCACAAGCGGGAACGAATCGACAACGGTGGGACTTCTGTACCCATT CGAATCCGAGACTCGGGAGGTCAAAAAGCTAGACGGTATGTGGAACTTTGTCCTTACGGATACCGCTGATCCGGGTAAGGGTTTGCGGGAAAAATGGTACAGCGACGATCTGAGCAAATTTCGGACAACCATCGTCATGCCGGTGCCGAGCAGCTACAACGATGTAACGGAAGATGCTGGTCTGCGAGATCACGTCGGAACGGTGTGGTACGATCGGCGTTTTTTCGTCCCGAAAGCCTGGGGTACCCAGCGGGTATTCGTGCGGTTTGGATCCGTGCATTACGATGCAATTGTG TGGATCAACGGCCAACAGGTTGTCAAACACGAGTTCGGACATTTGCCGTTCGAGGCAGACATTAGCAGAGTGCTGAATTACGGTGCGGAAAATCGCATCACGGTACTATGTGATAACGTTCTTCTTCAGACAACCGTGCCGCAGGGGAAAATTGCCTCCCAAGCTGCCGACGGTGGTTCTGAAGTGGTTCAATCATATACATTCGACTTTTTTAATTATGCCGGCATTCACCGGTCCGTTGCGTTGTATACGGTGCCGCGTGTATTCATCCGTGAAGTTGTGGTTAACACCGATCTGGTGGGCGACGAAGGTCAAATCTACTACTCAGTGGATAGCAGTGTGAATGCGACCAATGATCTTCAAGCGACGGTTAAAATAATTGATAAGAACGGTACGGTAGTGGGGGTTGATACCGCAACAGGGGCTGTGTTGAAGGGAATGGTCACAGTGAAAAACGTTAAGCCCTGGTGGCCTTATTTGATGCATGAGGATCCGGGCTACATGTACATGATGGAAGTGACGCTGGAGGGAAAGTCAAATGAAGCTTCCGAGCCGGTTGGTGATATTCACGATATTTATCGGCTAAAAGTTGGTGTGAGAACTCTGGAGTGGAATAATTCCTCTTTGTTGATTAATGGACAGCCAATTTATTTCCGAGGGTTCGGAAGGCATGAAGATTCTGAT ATTCGGGGCAAAGGACTTGATTACGCATTGTTGACGAAAGATTTCAATCTCTTGAAATGGGTTGGAGCTAACGCCTATCGAACCTCACATTATCCGTACTCGGAAGAGAGTATGCAGTTTGCGGATGAGCACGGAATCATGATAATCGACGAGTGTCCAAGCGTGGACACAGA GGCTTATTCACAAATTCTGCTGGAGAAGCATAAATTCAGCGTGGAGCAGTTAGTGCATCGAGACCGCAACCATCCGAGTGTCATTATGTGGTCCATAGCCAATGAACCTCGCACCAGTCAACTAGCAGCTGATGCATACTTTGAAGCCGTTGCAAAATACACCCGCGAGCTAGATCCCTCCCGGCCTGTTACTGCTGCCATTGCCGTTGGCGTTGACGATGATAGAGCT GCCAAACATTTGGATATCGTTAGCTTCAACCGCTACAATGGCTGGTATCAAAATGCCGGAAAATTAAACATGATTACCAGCCGGGTCATGGATGAAGCCCGTGCGTGGCATACTAAGCACAACAAGCCGGTGCTGATGTCCGAGTACGGGGCCGATACAATGGAAGGACTACATCTG TTGCCGGCCTACATCTGGTCTGAAGATTACCAGTCGCAGGTTTTCAGCCGACACTTCCGCGCCTTCGATCAGCTTCGGCAAGAGAAATTCTTCATCGGAGAATTCGTGTGGAACTTTGCCGACTTTAAAACGGCTCAGA CGTACACTCGGGTGGGAGGCAACAAAAAGGGTATTTTCACGCGCAATCGACAACCGAAAGCGGCCGCCTACCTGTTGCGGCAGCGGTACCACGCTCTGGCAAAGGAGCAACAGCACAGCATAGCGCTGCCTACTGATCTCTTCCTGTACACCGCCGGAGGCAGTGAAAGTGCGGTATGCGAGAAGTGTGAGCTGTAG
- the LOC131689637 gene encoding beta-glucuronidase isoform X3, whose product MKLLAGIVQMIRRRPRRTAVLTALTFLIMGTIGYMVNTVFGAMFTSGNESTTVGLLYPFESETREVKKLDGMWNFVLTDTADPGKGLREKWYSDDLSKFRTTIVMPVPSSYNDVTEDAGLRDHVGTVWYDRRFFVPKAWGTQRVFVRFGSVHYDAIVWINGQQVVKHEFGHLPFEADISRVLNYGAENRITVLCDNVLLQTTVPQGKIASQAADGGSEVVQSYTFDFFNYAGIHRSVALYTVPRVFIREVVVNTDLVGDEGQIYYSVDSSVNATNDLQATVKIIDKNGTVVGVDTATGAVLKGMVTVKNVKPWWPYLMHEDPGYMYMMEVTLEGKSNEASEPVGDIHDIYRLKVGVRTLEWNNSSLLINGQPIYFRGFGRHEDSDIRGKGLDYALLTKDFNLLKWVGANAYRTSHYPYSEESMQFADEHGIMIIDECPSVDTEAYSQILLEKHKFSVEQLVHRDRNHPSVIMWSIANEPRTSQLAADAYFEAVAKYTRELDPSRPVTAAIAVGVDDDRAAKHLDIVSFNRYNGWYQNAGKLNMITSRVMDEARAWHTKHNKPVLMSEYGADTMEGLHLLPAYIWSEDYQSQVFSRHFRAFDQLRQEKFFIGEFVWNFADFKTAQTYTRVGGNKKGIFTRNRQPKAAAYLLRQRYHALAKEQQHSIALPTDLFLYTAGGSESAVCEKCEL is encoded by the exons CTCTAACCTTTCTGATTATGGGAACCATCGGTTACATGGTCAATACAGTATTCGGAGCAATGTTCACAAGCGGGAACGAATCGACAACGGTGGGACTTCTGTACCCATT CGAATCCGAGACTCGGGAGGTCAAAAAGCTAGACGGTATGTGGAACTTTGTCCTTACGGATACCGCTGATCCGGGTAAGGGTTTGCGGGAAAAATGGTACAGCGACGATCTGAGCAAATTTCGGACAACCATCGTCATGCCGGTGCCGAGCAGCTACAACGATGTAACGGAAGATGCTGGTCTGCGAGATCACGTCGGAACGGTGTGGTACGATCGGCGTTTTTTCGTCCCGAAAGCCTGGGGTACCCAGCGGGTATTCGTGCGGTTTGGATCCGTGCATTACGATGCAATTGTG TGGATCAACGGCCAACAGGTTGTCAAACACGAGTTCGGACATTTGCCGTTCGAGGCAGACATTAGCAGAGTGCTGAATTACGGTGCGGAAAATCGCATCACGGTACTATGTGATAACGTTCTTCTTCAGACAACCGTGCCGCAGGGGAAAATTGCCTCCCAAGCTGCCGACGGTGGTTCTGAAGTGGTTCAATCATATACATTCGACTTTTTTAATTATGCCGGCATTCACCGGTCCGTTGCGTTGTATACGGTGCCGCGTGTATTCATCCGTGAAGTTGTGGTTAACACCGATCTGGTGGGCGACGAAGGTCAAATCTACTACTCAGTGGATAGCAGTGTGAATGCGACCAATGATCTTCAAGCGACGGTTAAAATAATTGATAAGAACGGTACGGTAGTGGGGGTTGATACCGCAACAGGGGCTGTGTTGAAGGGAATGGTCACAGTGAAAAACGTTAAGCCCTGGTGGCCTTATTTGATGCATGAGGATCCGGGCTACATGTACATGATGGAAGTGACGCTGGAGGGAAAGTCAAATGAAGCTTCCGAGCCGGTTGGTGATATTCACGATATTTATCGGCTAAAAGTTGGTGTGAGAACTCTGGAGTGGAATAATTCCTCTTTGTTGATTAATGGACAGCCAATTTATTTCCGAGGGTTCGGAAGGCATGAAGATTCTGAT ATTCGGGGCAAAGGACTTGATTACGCATTGTTGACGAAAGATTTCAATCTCTTGAAATGGGTTGGAGCTAACGCCTATCGAACCTCACATTATCCGTACTCGGAAGAGAGTATGCAGTTTGCGGATGAGCACGGAATCATGATAATCGACGAGTGTCCAAGCGTGGACACAGA GGCTTATTCACAAATTCTGCTGGAGAAGCATAAATTCAGCGTGGAGCAGTTAGTGCATCGAGACCGCAACCATCCGAGTGTCATTATGTGGTCCATAGCCAATGAACCTCGCACCAGTCAACTAGCAGCTGATGCATACTTTGAAGCCGTTGCAAAATACACCCGCGAGCTAGATCCCTCCCGGCCTGTTACTGCTGCCATTGCCGTTGGCGTTGACGATGATAGAGCT GCCAAACATTTGGATATCGTTAGCTTCAACCGCTACAATGGCTGGTATCAAAATGCCGGAAAATTAAACATGATTACCAGCCGGGTCATGGATGAAGCCCGTGCGTGGCATACTAAGCACAACAAGCCGGTGCTGATGTCCGAGTACGGGGCCGATACAATGGAAGGACTACATCTG TTGCCGGCCTACATCTGGTCTGAAGATTACCAGTCGCAGGTTTTCAGCCGACACTTCCGCGCCTTCGATCAGCTTCGGCAAGAGAAATTCTTCATCGGAGAATTCGTGTGGAACTTTGCCGACTTTAAAACGGCTCAGA CGTACACTCGGGTGGGAGGCAACAAAAAGGGTATTTTCACGCGCAATCGACAACCGAAAGCGGCCGCCTACCTGTTGCGGCAGCGGTACCACGCTCTGGCAAAGGAGCAACAGCACAGCATAGCGCTGCCTACTGATCTCTTCCTGTACACCGCCGGAGGCAGTGAAAGTGCGGTATGCGAGAAGTGTGAGCTGTAG
- the LOC131689637 gene encoding beta-glucuronidase isoform X4 gives MAIYRRESQGMALTFLIMGTIGYMVNTVFGAMFTSGNESTTVGLLYPFESETREVKKLDGMWNFVLTDTADPGKGLREKWYSDDLSKFRTTIVMPVPSSYNDVTEDAGLRDHVGTVWYDRRFFVPKAWGTQRVFVRFGSVHYDAIVWINGQQVVKHEFGHLPFEADISRVLNYGAENRITVLCDNVLLQTTVPQGKIASQAADGGSEVVQSYTFDFFNYAGIHRSVALYTVPRVFIREVVVNTDLVGDEGQIYYSVDSSVNATNDLQATVKIIDKNGTVVGVDTATGAVLKGMVTVKNVKPWWPYLMHEDPGYMYMMEVTLEGKSNEASEPVGDIHDIYRLKVGVRTLEWNNSSLLINGQPIYFRGFGRHEDSDIRGKGLDYALLTKDFNLLKWVGANAYRTSHYPYSEESMQFADEHGIMIIDECPSVDTEAYSQILLEKHKFSVEQLVHRDRNHPSVIMWSIANEPRTSQLAADAYFEAVAKYTRELDPSRPVTAAIAVGVDDDRAAKHLDIVSFNRYNGWYQNAGKLNMITSRVMDEARAWHTKHNKPVLMSEYGADTMEGLHLLPAYIWSEDYQSQVFSRHFRAFDQLRQEKFFIGEFVWNFADFKTAQTYTRVGGNKKGIFTRNRQPKAAAYLLRQRYHALAKEQQHSIALPTDLFLYTAGGSESAVCEKCEL, from the exons CTCTAACCTTTCTGATTATGGGAACCATCGGTTACATGGTCAATACAGTATTCGGAGCAATGTTCACAAGCGGGAACGAATCGACAACGGTGGGACTTCTGTACCCATT CGAATCCGAGACTCGGGAGGTCAAAAAGCTAGACGGTATGTGGAACTTTGTCCTTACGGATACCGCTGATCCGGGTAAGGGTTTGCGGGAAAAATGGTACAGCGACGATCTGAGCAAATTTCGGACAACCATCGTCATGCCGGTGCCGAGCAGCTACAACGATGTAACGGAAGATGCTGGTCTGCGAGATCACGTCGGAACGGTGTGGTACGATCGGCGTTTTTTCGTCCCGAAAGCCTGGGGTACCCAGCGGGTATTCGTGCGGTTTGGATCCGTGCATTACGATGCAATTGTG TGGATCAACGGCCAACAGGTTGTCAAACACGAGTTCGGACATTTGCCGTTCGAGGCAGACATTAGCAGAGTGCTGAATTACGGTGCGGAAAATCGCATCACGGTACTATGTGATAACGTTCTTCTTCAGACAACCGTGCCGCAGGGGAAAATTGCCTCCCAAGCTGCCGACGGTGGTTCTGAAGTGGTTCAATCATATACATTCGACTTTTTTAATTATGCCGGCATTCACCGGTCCGTTGCGTTGTATACGGTGCCGCGTGTATTCATCCGTGAAGTTGTGGTTAACACCGATCTGGTGGGCGACGAAGGTCAAATCTACTACTCAGTGGATAGCAGTGTGAATGCGACCAATGATCTTCAAGCGACGGTTAAAATAATTGATAAGAACGGTACGGTAGTGGGGGTTGATACCGCAACAGGGGCTGTGTTGAAGGGAATGGTCACAGTGAAAAACGTTAAGCCCTGGTGGCCTTATTTGATGCATGAGGATCCGGGCTACATGTACATGATGGAAGTGACGCTGGAGGGAAAGTCAAATGAAGCTTCCGAGCCGGTTGGTGATATTCACGATATTTATCGGCTAAAAGTTGGTGTGAGAACTCTGGAGTGGAATAATTCCTCTTTGTTGATTAATGGACAGCCAATTTATTTCCGAGGGTTCGGAAGGCATGAAGATTCTGAT ATTCGGGGCAAAGGACTTGATTACGCATTGTTGACGAAAGATTTCAATCTCTTGAAATGGGTTGGAGCTAACGCCTATCGAACCTCACATTATCCGTACTCGGAAGAGAGTATGCAGTTTGCGGATGAGCACGGAATCATGATAATCGACGAGTGTCCAAGCGTGGACACAGA GGCTTATTCACAAATTCTGCTGGAGAAGCATAAATTCAGCGTGGAGCAGTTAGTGCATCGAGACCGCAACCATCCGAGTGTCATTATGTGGTCCATAGCCAATGAACCTCGCACCAGTCAACTAGCAGCTGATGCATACTTTGAAGCCGTTGCAAAATACACCCGCGAGCTAGATCCCTCCCGGCCTGTTACTGCTGCCATTGCCGTTGGCGTTGACGATGATAGAGCT GCCAAACATTTGGATATCGTTAGCTTCAACCGCTACAATGGCTGGTATCAAAATGCCGGAAAATTAAACATGATTACCAGCCGGGTCATGGATGAAGCCCGTGCGTGGCATACTAAGCACAACAAGCCGGTGCTGATGTCCGAGTACGGGGCCGATACAATGGAAGGACTACATCTG TTGCCGGCCTACATCTGGTCTGAAGATTACCAGTCGCAGGTTTTCAGCCGACACTTCCGCGCCTTCGATCAGCTTCGGCAAGAGAAATTCTTCATCGGAGAATTCGTGTGGAACTTTGCCGACTTTAAAACGGCTCAGA CGTACACTCGGGTGGGAGGCAACAAAAAGGGTATTTTCACGCGCAATCGACAACCGAAAGCGGCCGCCTACCTGTTGCGGCAGCGGTACCACGCTCTGGCAAAGGAGCAACAGCACAGCATAGCGCTGCCTACTGATCTCTTCCTGTACACCGCCGGAGGCAGTGAAAGTGCGGTATGCGAGAAGTGTGAGCTGTAG